GGGTATCGAAATAGCCCTCCTGGCCGGTCAGCTTTTCATAGATGGCGTCAGCGATCTTGTGGGCGATGCGGCGCCAGTTCTCCGGCGTGGCGGTCAGGGATTGCCCCAGAAGCTGGTTCTGCGAGAAGATATCCCACAGGCGGAAATCAACCTGCAACCGGCCGTCGGAATCAACAAAGGCGCGGCCATTGCTGAGATATTGCGCATTGATCGTCTTCCAAGCCGCGAATTCCGGCTGGACGGCGACATCGGGGTTCTGCTGGATAAAGGCGGCCGGATTGATCGGCGCGAAATAGCCGGAGCTTTCCAGGTCGTTCATCACCACCTTGGAAATCTTGTTGCCCAGATCGCCGCCCGAAGCGTCATTGCCGCCAATGGCGATGGCGATCGGCAGGGGCTGGATATTGCCCTGATCAACCGTGCCGGTCAGTTCATCCTGCGCATGAGCAAAAGCGGGGATACATACCAGCATCAGCGCGCCGGTCACCGCCGCCAGAATTTTGTTCATCAGTTTCATGGTCGCTCCTTTGGTCGGGTTCGGTCGCAAACTTTAGCGTCCCTGGCAGGCCTTTCGGGCATCAAAAATAATCTTCAACGGGCGGTTATAGAGACCATCCGGCAGGTCGGTGAATGCATTGGGTTGCCCCTTGTTGACGGCGGCCAGGGCCAGATTAGCGCCTGCCTGCCAGACCGGGTCATTACGTTTGTTCACCCACTCCGGCCCCTGGGTAACACGGCCATTGGGCGAAAGTGTGAAGCGGATTTCCGGCGCCACATTCTGGCTGCCCGGCACATCGCAGTTGAGCAGCCACAACTTGTTGAGCCGCTGGGTCAGGGCATTCATTTCCGTTTTCAGGCCGGCATCGGCCGGGCCTGAGCCAAAAGCGGAAGCGCCGGTCGTCTTTTGTGTGCTGGCTGAAGGCGCGCGGCGCGTCGGCGCCTGGGAGGGCGTGGCGGCGAGACGGCTCAGGAGATCATCCTGCGGCTTGGCCTTGGGCGCCGGTTTGGCGGGCGTTGGTTTTTTCGCGGGCGGTTCCGGCTTTTTCAGGCCGTTCTTGTCGGGTGGAACCGGCGCGGGCTTGGGCGGGGTCGGCGTTGGCTTCGCCGCCGGTTTGATCGGTTCGGGCACCGGTTGCGGCGGGGTCGGCACCGGCTGCGGCGGCACAGGTTCGGGCTGCGGTATCGGTTCCGGCGCCTTGACCGCCAGTTCATCGACCGGGGCTTCCGCCATCTGGCGGCTCGGCATGTCGGAGATGATCGTCACCGGCACGGACGACACCTTGAGCGGCGGCGGCGTCAGGTGCAGGCTGATCAGGGCAAGCAGGATCAGGCCGACGTGCAGCAGCAGGGAGACTAGAAAGGACGGTCCGAATTTCTTCATGCGTCTATGGGGTCACGCTTTCGGGCTCAACAGCGGTCGTAGAGGCAGGCTTGCCCATGGTATCGGTGACCAGGCTGATCTTGCTGAAGCCGGACGAGGACAGCTTGCCCATGACGCGGGCGACGGACTCCCGTGTCGCCTCGCCCGCCCCGCGGACATAGATCTGAGTTTCGGTATCGCCGCGGGTGATGGCCAGAAGGCGCGGCGCCACCTGGTCATAGCTGGCCGGATCGTCATTGACGTAAAGCTGGCCGGTCTTGTCGATCGACACGGTGACGGGCTCGCCCTCGTCCTTTAACGCAGCGGCCTCAGTCTTTGGCAGGTTGATCTTGATGCCCGAATTGAGCAGCGGTGCCGAGATCATGAAGATGATCAGCAGCACCAGCATGACGTCGACCATCGGCGTGACGTTGATTTCCGACAGGGCGGCGCGGCGGCGCGTGCGGCGTCCGCGGCGGCTGCCCCCTCCGTGGCCTGAACCTCCCATTGCCATGTGATCAGCCCCCCAGTTTGTCGCCGAGACGGCGGGTCAGGGACACCATCAGTTCATCGGCGAAGCCTTCCATGCGCGAGGTGAAGCGCGCGACCTTGGAATTGAACAGGTTGAAGGCGATATAGGCCGGGATGGCGGCGAAAAGCCCCATGGCCGTGGCGAACAGGGCTTCGGAAATGGCCGGAGCCACGGTGGTCAGGTTGGTATCGCCCTGACTGGCAATGGCCGAGAAGGCATTCATGATGCCCCAGACCGTGCCGAACAGCCCCACAAACGGCGAGGCCGTGGCGATGACCGCCAGGATGCTCAGGCCGTCTTCGATGGTGTCGGCTTCATTGGCGATGATATGGTTCATTTCGCGGTCGACCTGGGAGACCAACAGATCGCCCTGAACGGCGCTCATGGTCTTGCCCTTGTAGTCCTTCCAGGCGGCAGTGACGGCGACCAGCAGCTTCTGGAACGGTTCTCTCGGCTGAGTGCCGAGCGTGGCGGCAATATCATCGAGCGCGCGGCCGGAATTGAGCGCGCCCTCGAAGCCGTCGGCCTCCTTGTTGACGCGGTTAAGCGCACCGGTCTTCTGGATGATGATGGCCCACGACCACAGCGACGACAGGGCCAGGCCCACCATGATCACCTGGACCACGATATCGGCGTGCAGGAAAAGCTGAAGGAAATTCAGGGCGCCGGGAAGGCTGTCGGTAGCTGAGCTGGCGGCGGAACTGGCGCTCATGTCGCATCCTCGGATTAGGTTAAGATGAATAGTGAATCTGTAATGGCCGTACCATGCCCGACAATTGGCGACATTTCTATGGCACCGGAACAGAAAAAGACGCTTTTACAGCGTGTTTTCCGCAGCGACACGCGCCTTGATGGCGGTTTGCAGGTCTTTCGGCAGCCGTTTCGGCCGGCCTTTCAGGTCGATGCAGACGACCTGGACCTGGGCTTCGGCGAGCCTTTGACCGTCGCGTTCGACCCATTGATCGAGGGTGAAGCTGGCGCCGCGCGCCGCGCTCAGGCGGCTTTTGACCAGCACCAGATCATCGATCCGCGCCGGGGTCAGGTAACGGATATTGATCGCACTGACGGCGAAGGCCAGCGGCTCATCGAGCGCGGCGAGCTGATGGTGATGCACCCCGATCAGGCGCATATATTCGGAGCGGCCGCGCTCGAAATATTTGAGATAGTTGGCGTGATAGACGACGCCGGAAAAGTCGGTGTCCTCGTAATAGATACGCACCGGCAGTTCGTGATGGTCGCCGGTGATCCGGCCGGAGAGCGGAAAGTCTGAGGTCATACGACCGTTCTAGCGGCAGTTTGCCTCGGCTGCCACCCCCTTATGCCCTCCCACCTCTGGTGGGGAGGGGGACCGACGCGCCCTTGCGCGTTGGTGGTGGGGTATCTTACTAAAAAAAGCGCGTGGCTCGTATTTCAAAGCAAGAAGCCCCACCACCACTGCGCTTCGCTTGTGGTCCCCCTCCCCGGCAAAGCCGGGGAGGTATAATTTATGGCCGGGCCAGCAGCGCGCAGATGTCCGCGCGCATATCATCCTTCGTCTGGCTACCCTTGCGCGTGAACTCGATATAACGGCCTTTACGGCCATAAGATTTCCAGTCATCCAGCCCCTTGCGATTGGGATCGCCTGTTTTGGCAAATTGCACCCAGTAATCCATGAGGCGCGGCCAGCGGTCCTTTTTCACGCCTTTCGGACGATCATTGAAGACAAAGCTCAGTTCCGAACCATGATGTACATCGGCTTTCGGGTCGGCGTCGATATCGAGTTGGTAAAGCCACGCTTCCTGCCCGGCGGCGGTCGCCTGACGTGCCATCCAGTCGGCCGGGCAGCGTAGCATCAGGTCGGTCGATAATTGCATGGCGGCATCACCCAGGACCGGATCGGACTTCGGGGTCTTGTCGATATCGAGTTTGTAAACGCGCAGCACCTTGCCACGGTCTTCACCAAAGCGCGTGGCGATGGCGCCGTAGAGCGAGGCGCTGACATCGGCCAGCATGAGTTCGCGCGCCGAAACGCCGATGATCAGCGGCACCTTCGCCGCCTCGCCGGCCCGGAAAATCTCCGCCGGCGATTTTGGCAACACACGGCCATCGATCGTCGCCTGGTCCCATATAAAGCTGGCGTCCTCCATCGGCGGCTCAAGCTTGTCGCCCGCCTGTTGCAGCGCCATTGCCGGCGCCCTGCGCAGATCAGCCAAAGCTTTCGCACTATCGGCGGGATCGTTGCTGAACTGTTCGGCCAGCCGGAGGCCCAGCGTTTCGTTCTGCGCCAAAGTGCGCGGCGCAAAGCCGAATTGCGGTGTGCCGCTTTCCTCGATGGCCTTGTTAAACAGGCCGCGCGCCAGCGGCGAGGCCAGCATCAGCCCGACATCCTGCCCGCCGGCGCTGTGACCGAAGATCGTCACATTATCCGGATCACCGCCGAAATGGGCGATATTATCGCGCACCCATTGCAGGGCCTTGATCTGGTCCATCAGGGCGTAATTGCCTGACGCGCCGTTTTGTTCGGCCGTCAGGGCCGGATGCGACAGGAAACCGAAGACGCCCAGCCGGTATTGCAGAGTGACCAGCACCACATCGCGTTTGCCGAGGCCGGAAGAAATGGTCCCCTCGCCAGCCCCGGCGCGATTGGCCCCGCCATGGAAAAAGACCATGACAGGTTTTTTCGCTTCGCGGCTCAGCGACGGCGTGCGGATTTCGAGATAGAGGCAGTCCTCCGAACTCGCCTGTGAGATTTTCGTCTGCCAGCCGTAATCGGCCTGCGAACAGCCGGGCGCGCTGGTTTTACTGAAGCGCACGCCTTGCCAGGCCGGCACATCCTGCGGCGCGGTCCAGCGTAAAGGCCCAACCGGCGGTTTCGCAAACGGCACGGCCTTGAAGGCGAATGTGCCGTCGCTCCACGCCTCGCCGCCAAGCTGTCCGCCGGTGACCGGCACGATGACATCGGGCTGCGGACCGGCGGGTACCGGCGCCGGTGTTTCGATCTTAGGCGCCACAAGGCCGCTTTCGGACGGCGCAGAACTTATGACCGGCGGCGGTAGCGCAGGCTGAACCGGTTTCGATGGCGCTTTTCCTGGCAGCACCATGCGGTAGCGGCCATCGCCCCCCCGCATAGGCTGCTGAGCGAAAACGGGAAAGGCCGCGAGCGCCGCCAGCAGACACAGCCCGGCCAGCCCCGCCTTCACCCTAGTGGCCCTGTGCCCAGAGATAGGCCGCGCCGCGCACGCCCGACGAATCGCCCCAGCGCGCTGGCACAAAGCGGGCTTCCCAGCGATCGGTGAAAACCAGCGGTTCTATGCGCGATGCCAGGCGGTCATACATTTCCGGCACATTCGACATGCCGCCGCCAAAGACAAACACGTCCGGGTCGAGAATATTGACGACAACGGCCAGGGCCTGTGCCAGGCGGCGCACCCAGCGGTCGAAACAGGCGTCGGCCTCGGCATCACCGGCACGCATGGCGGCGATAATCTCCTCGCCCTTTAGCGAGCGGCCCGTTACGGCATGGAAATCGCGGGCAAAGCCGGAGCCGGAAATCCAGGTTTCCAGGCAGCCATGCAGGCCGCACCAGCATTTCGGGCCGGGATTTTCTTCCGGCAATGGCCAGGGCAGCGGAATATGGCCCCATTCGCCGGCCAGGCCATTGGCGCCTTCGACCAGATGGCCATTGACCACCACGCCGCCGCCGCAGCCGGTGCCGATGATGACGGCGAAGACATTTGCCTCGCCGGCGCCGGCGCCATCCTTGGCCTCACTGAGGGCCAGGCAGTTGGCGTCATTGGCCAGGCGGATCGGCTGGCCCAATACGGCTTCGAGATCGGTCTTAAAAGGCCGGCCATTGAGATAGGTGGAATTGGAATTGCGCATCAGGCCGTGACGCGGCGAAGCCGAACCCGGCGAACCGATGCCGATGGTCTTGGCCCCGAGGCCGGGCTGTTTGGCGCGGGCTTCGGAGTCGACGCGGGCGATCAGATCACGCACCAGGGTCAGGGCGGCGTCATAATTACCGGGGTTCGGCTCCCGGTGGCGGGCCAGGAACTCACCGGAGGGCGACAGCGCGGCCGCCTCGATCTTCGTTCCGCCGAAATCAACGCCGATATGCAACATGTCTTTTGTCTCGTCCCCAGTTTTTCTTATTTTTATTTTATTTAATACAAAAAGCAAACCCCTGAAAACGCCGGGCCGGCATTTTCAGGGGCTTTATTTCCGGCCATGGTGTTTAGTGGCCGACGCTCACGCCTTCTTCGATGACGTGGACATGAGCCTTCTTGGCGGCCTGCGAGAACCACAGGACGTAGAGATAGCAGATCAGCGGCACGCCGAAAGCGAGCGAACGCGCGCCGATCGGGAAATGCGCCACAAGCTGGTCAACCGTGAAGCCGTACAGGATCGAGATAAACCCGCCGCCGCAGATCGCCATGCACATCAGGCCGGAGGTGGCCGAGGCCGGGGCCGTCGAGCGTTCGAGCGTGATGGTGAAGATGGTCGGGAACATGATTGAGTTGAACAGGCCGATCAGGATGGCGGCGCAGCCCGGAATGAAGCCCATGGTCAGCGGCGCGATGAAATCACCCGGCAAGGTCACCGAACCACCAAGCGGCGTGGCCGGCATCGAATAGGTGGCGATGACGATCAGGCAGAGAATCGAGGCGCAGGTGGCGACAAAGGCCAGCATGGTGGTGGCCTTGAAGTAGCGCAGCAGGACCGAGCCGCCGAAACGGCCAAACATGGCGAACAGCATGAAGATCGGTCCGACATAACCGGCGACCTGCGACGGCACGTTGAGGATTTGCGCCTGCTCAAGGAAAAAGATCATACCCGAAATCACGCAGACCTCGGCGCCGACATAGAGGAAGATGCCGAGCGAACCGAGATTGGCCCACTTTGACTTAAGCGCCGAGAATGGCGATTCGGCGTGTTCGGCCATCTTGGGCGCGTGGTGCGTGATGGTGTTGCGCACCAGGAACACGGCCAGGGTAAAGACGGCGAAAACGACGGCCAGCAACAGGTAGACATTGGTCACGAAGCTGAGCCCAGTGTCCTTCATCGCCTGGGTGATTGTGGCGTTCTGAACGAACAGGTCACCCTTGAGCAGGAAACTGGCGCCGAAGATACCACCGAGATAAGCCCCCATCGAGTTAAAAGCCTGCGACAGGTTGAGGCGGAAGTGCGAGCCCTTCGGATCGCCCATCGAGGCGATCAGTGGGTTGGCCGCGACCTGGAGCAGGGTGATGCCCGAAGCGGCGACGAACAGGCCGAGCAGGACGGTGATGAAGTTGTGCGAATAGGCCGTCGACCAGGCGATCAGGCAGCCGGCGACGATGCCGACAAGGCCGAGCACGATCGACTTGGCGTAGCCGTTCTTCGCCAGATAGGCCGCCGACGGAATCGACATGATGCCATAGGCGATGAAGAAGGCGAACTGGTTGAGCTGGGTTTCAAAATCGGTGAGCGTATAGATGACCTTCATGCTCTTGACGAGCGGGTCGATCAGGTTGGTCACGAAGGCCCAGATAAAGAAGAGACACGTGACGTAGATAACCGCCAGTAAGAGGCCACCGCCTCCTGATTTTGGCGCTGTTGAGGATTCGGACATATGACCTGCCTGTTGCACTGTTATGGGTGAAGTGCGCGCAAGCTGCCTTCACCGGTTAAATAAATCAAATTGCAAAAAACGTGTTTTTGCGGTGTTGGCAAATGAAAAACGTTGCGCAGTGCAGCAATTCCACATCCAACCGGACGACAGAGGTATATTCAAAATAATTGTCTGACAAGTGGTCACGCCTCTTCGGCGAGCGATCCGCCTTGCCATAAAAGGAAAAAACGAGGTACGGGTAAATAATAAGCCTTGCCGCCGGTTAAGTATGACAATTTTTCAACAAAAAAATAAATTTAGACAGCGCTGTCACACCTTGCGGCGCAGCATAAAATTAAACTTGACCCGGCGGGAGAATAAAGGCTTTGTCGCACGCGAAAAACGCCCTGCGCGCAATGCCCGGCAATCCGGCGAAAAGGCCATGGCCAAAGCTTTGGCCAATGCTATGGCCAATGCTATGGATTGTCTTTAAATCCGTGAGATCTGAATTGAAAATCCTCCGCCGCCGTAAAACCAAGATCGTCGCCACCCTGGGGCCTGCGAGTTCCAACGCCGAGATGCTGGCGCAGCTTTTCCAGGCCGGTGCCGACGTTTTCCGGCTCAATTTCTCGCACGGCAGCCACGAAGATCACGGCCGCAATATCGAGCTGATCCGCGACCTCGAAGCCCGCTCTAAGCATCCGATCGGCATCCTGGCCGATGTCCAAGGCCCGAAGCTGCGTGTCGGCCGCTTCATGGGCGGCGCCGTGGTGCTGACCAATGGCCAGAACTTCCGCCTCGACCTCAATCCGACGCCGGGCGATTCGCGCCGAGCCAACCTGCCCCACCCCGAAATCATCGCCGCCGCCCAGATCGGTTCGCACCTGCTGCTCGATGACGGCAAGCTGAAACTGCGCGTCACCCATGTGCGCGAGGATCACCTGGAAACCATCGTCGTCAATGGCGGCCGCCTCTCCGACCGCAAGGGCGTCAATGTGCCGGACGTGGTTCTGCCGATCCCCGCCCTGACGAAAAAGGACCGCGAGGACATGGCTTTCGCGCTGGAACGCGGCGTCGAATATATCGGCCTGTCGTTCGTGCAGCGCCCGGAAGACGTGCTGGAAGCCAGGGAAATCATCCAGGGTCGCGCCTGGGTGCTTTCCAAGCTGGAAAAGCCGCAGGCGCTCGATAATCTTGACGAAATCGTCAGCCTCAGCGACGCCATAATGGTGGCCCGCGGCGATCTTGGCGTCGAACTGCCGCCAGAAGAAGTGCCGCTGGCCCAGAAGCGCATCGTTCAGGCTTCGCGCGCCGCCGGCAAGCCGGTCATCGTCGCCACCCAGATGCTGGAATCGATGATTTCAGCCCCGACGCCGACGCGCGCCGAAGCCTCTGACGTCGCCACCGCTGTGTTTGACGGCGCCGATGCCGTCATGCTCTCCGCCGAAACCGCCGCCGGCCAGTTCCCGGTCGAGGCCGTCACCATCATGGACCGCATCGTCGCCCGCGTCGAAACGGACGACGGCTGGCGCACCATGACCGACCGCCGCCGCCCGGAACCGGAAAAGACGACCAATGGCGCCATCGCCGCCGCCGCGCGCCAAGTGGCCCAGACCATCGACGCCGTGGCCATCGCCGCCATGACCAATTCGTCCAGTTCCGCCCTGCGCGTCGCCCGCGAACGCCCGACCGCCCCGATCATGGGCCTGACGCCGAACGTCGAAACCGCCCGCCGCCTGGCCCTGACCTGGGGCGTGCATCCCATCCTGACGCCGATCACCCATTCGATGACCGAGACCGTGGCCGTCGCCTCCAAGCTGGCGCGCTCCGAAGGCATAGCCGAGCCCGGCCAGGATATCGTCATCGTCGCCGGTATGCCGTTCGGCAAGTCGGGCTCGACCAACTCCTTGCGCGTTGCCCGCGTTTCGCGCACCAATACCCAGGAAGCCGAATTCGACGACAGCGAGAAGTAACGCTAAATCAAAGCTTTCGCTTTAGGCTCCGGAAACCAGATTTCCGGAGCCTTTTTTCATGTCGCCAGTTCGCCTTACAGATGCGCTCCGCCGCGCCGACTGGCTGAATGGCGAACGCGGGCGCGTCTACAGCCTGATGGGCCTGGTCGCCTTCCTCCTCATGGCCCTGTGGTTCTGGCTGCGCTTCGCCGTCATTGCCCCCGGCCCGGACCCGCTGGGCGGCGATTTCACCAGCTTCTATGCCGCCTCAAAACTGGCCCTGTCCGGCCACCCGGCCGATGCCTGGAACCCCGCCGCCCACGCCCATGCCGAAGACAGCCTCTTCCGCGGGCCGCATGACTATCTCGCCTTCTTCTATCCACCGCCCTATCTGCTGCTGTGCTGGCCGCTGGCGCTTCTGCCCTATGGCTGGGCAGCGCTGGCCTGGATGACGGGCACAACCGCCCTGGCGGTTGGTCTGCTGCGCGCTTTCTTTCGCCGCGTGCGGCCAGAAGGCGCCATGCCGCTGGTGGTGATGCTGGCCTTCCCGGCCCTGTGGATCAATATCGCCTGCGGCCAGAATGGTGCCGTGACCCTGGCCATCCTGACCGGCGGCTTCCTGATGATGGACCGCCGTCCGATCGTGGCGGGGCTGATCCTGGGCCTGATGATTATCAAGCCACAATTGGCCATCGGCCTGCCGTTTGTACTGGGCGGCGCGGCGCTGGCGGAACCGAAACGCTGGCGGATCTTTTTCGCCACAGGCTTCGGTGCCCTGGCCTTGTGCGGCGTGGCCTGGCTGGCTGTGGGGACAGCGGGCTATGCGGCCTTCTTCGCCAACAGCGCCTATGCCCGCGAAGTGCTGAACCAGGGGCTTGTCGATCCCGCCCTGATGCAGAGCCTCTATGCCGGCCTGCGGATGCTGGGCGCGCCGATGAGTGCCGCCTATGCTGCGCAAGGGGCGCTGTCCCTCGCCGTGCTGGCCGTGGCGGGCTACACCGCCTTCCGGTATCGCCCCTCCGGTCTGGCACTCGGCGCGCTGACGATTTCGGCCGCGGTGCTGGCCACGCCCTTCCTGCTCGATTACGACCTGCTGGTCACGGCCCTGCCGCTCGGCTGGCTGGTGCTGACCGGTGCGAAGGATGGCTTCCGCAACTGGGAAAAACTGCTGCTCCTGCTGGTATTTCTGTTTCCGCTCGCCACGCGCAAGCTGGCGCAACTGGCGCATCTGCCGATGGCACCTTTGCTCCTGCTGATCGTCTTCGCCTTTGTCATTCGGCGCATCATTGCCGCTGAAACCGTGCCGGCCGCTTTGCCGGCCGCATCCGCTTGCGCCGCCTGATGGCCAGCCGCTTTCTCACCTTTTTCAGGGATGCCTGCTGGCTGGACCGGAAACGGATCCGGGCCTACACCCTGATCCTGTTCGCGGCGCAGGTCATTGGCTTCGCCGTCTGGGTCGGCTTGGCACGCAGCGGTCTCGATCCCACTGGCAAGCCGCTGGGCACCGACTTCATGAGTTTCTACGCCGCCTCGAAGCTGGTGCTTGCCGGCCATGCGGCGCAGGTGTGGAACCCGTATGCTCACCAGGCGGTGCAGGATGCGATCTTCGGGCGGCAACTGGGTTTCTGGGCCTTTTTCTATCCACCAGCCTATCTGCTGGTCTGCGCACCGCTGGCGCTGCTGCCTTATGGTGCGTCGCTATCCCTCTGGCTGGCGGGCACAACGGCTGCGACCGTGGCCCTGGCCCGGCACTGGCTGCGGCAACAGACGCCGCTGGTCATCGGCCTCATCCCGCTGCTGGCTTTCCCGGCCTTGTGGATCAATATCGGCAACGGCCAGAACGCCGCCCTGACCACGGCGCTGTTTCTCGGCGGCTGCCTGTGGCTCGATCGCCGGCCATTCGTCGCCGGGCTGATCCTCGGCCTGCTGGTCATCAAGCCGCAACTGGGCCTGGCCCTGCCGTTCGTTCTGGCGGCGTCCGGGCGGTGGAAGACCTTCGCCGGTGCGGCTGTGGGCGCGGCGGGCTTAAGCCTGGGTGCCTGGGGTTTGGTGGGTACGGATGGGTATGTGAACTTTCTGCACAACAGCGAACTGGCGCGTCGGACTCTGGAAACCGGGCTGGTGTCGCCCGGCCGGATGCAAAGCCTGTTTGCCGCCCTGAGACTGTGGAACCTGCCGCTGTGGCTGGCCTATGGCGCGCAGATTGTGCTGGCGCTGGGCGTGATCGCGTCGGCTTGCCTGATCATCCGACGCTACCGGCCAGACTGCTTCGGCCTGAGCGCGCTGATGGTTTCCGCCACCCTGCTGATGTCACCCTTCATGCTCGATTACGATCTGCTGCTGAGCGCCATTCCGCTCGGCTGGCTGGTCATGAGCGGTCTGAAAGACGGCTTCCGGTCCTGGGAAAAGGTCATGGCCCTGGTGGTCTTCGTGCTGCCGCTCTTCGCGCGCTCACTGGCACTGAACCTGCATCTACCGCTGGCGCCTCTGGTTCTGCTGGTGTTTTACGTGTTGGTTGCGCGCCGGATTGTCAGCGCGCCCGTTTAATAGCCAACCTGCTCGTAAGGTCCTTCGGTTTCATCAAAACACATGATCGGATGGCTCAATATCCATCGGCCACTGGTGTCATCGAAGTTACAGACGAAGAACGTCTTCATATAGTCGCTTTCGAGATAGGTTCTGTCTTCCAGGCGGTTAGCAAAAGGCTTGCGGTAGAACAGAACCGAAAAGATATGTCCTTCGCGCGACATCTCCCTTCCATCCATTGCCCCCTTGGCAATTAGCGGCCTGAGCCTGTCACGAATAAACAGCATATCCGGCGCGTCCGGCTTCAGTTCGACTTCCGGATAATCTGACGGGAAATAGGCGCGAATAATTGCCGGGTCATCTGCCTTGAGCGCCGTGATAAATGCCGCCGCTTCGCGTGACACGACCTCTTGAGGCAGAGGCGGAACAACCTCCGTTACGGAACTCACGTCATTGTGGCTGGCTGTTTGAGATGCCTCAGCAACATCTTGCGGCTTGTCAGGTGCCTGGGCCTGATGCTGATTACAGGCTACCAGCAGGCAAAACGACAGAACCGGCGACAGGCTGATAATATAACGCATATGTCCCCCCGAAACGCTTCGAGGAGACTAAACATGGTGCGGGGATGCGTCTACTCAATATATTCCGGGGCAGCGATGCGCTTGCCGAGCAGCATGGCGTCGGCCACGAGGCGCAACGGTGAGAAATCGGCGTCCGATTCCTTTTTGTGGATCAGGTTGTAGAAGTGGGCATAGAGGCCGGCGTATTCGGCTTCCTTTTCCTTGATCACAGTCTTGCTGTCGATTTCCAGTTCCGTGCCGCCCATCGAGAGGGTCAGCTTCTCGCCCGCCGCCGATTCGATATATATGCTCCAGGTCTGGATGCCGGTCTGCAAGAAATCATATTCGGCGCAGATCGGGAAACCGGCCTCGGTCTGCATGTCCATCTCGACCTGGATCGGCGCGTCGCAATTGACCGGGATATGCAGGTCGGCTTTTTTCACCATCACCGCGTCCTTGAGGATGCGGGTCAGGATGGACAGCGAGTTGATGCCGGGATCGAAGACCCCCATGCCGCCAGCCTCGAAAATCCACTTCTGGCCGGGGTGCCACTGGCGGACATTTTCCTTCCAGTGGATGGTGATGCTCTTGATCGGACGCTCAGACACCCACTTGCGCGTCGTTTCCACGGCCGGGGCGAAACGCGAGTGCCACGAGGCCAGGAGGGAGACGCCCTTCGCGGCGGCCAGGGTTTTGATGGCTTCGGCTTCACCGAGCGTGGCGGCGGGTGGCTTTTCCAGGAAGACGTGACGGCCCGTGGCGATGACGGCCTTGGCGATTTCATGCCGGATCTGGGGCGG
This sequence is a window from Asticcacaulis sp.. Protein-coding genes within it:
- a CDS encoding biopolymer transporter ExbD, with product MAMGGSGHGGGSRRGRRTRRRAALSEINVTPMVDVMLVLLIIFMISAPLLNSGIKINLPKTEAAALKDEGEPVTVSIDKTGQLYVNDDPASYDQVAPRLLAITRGDTETQIYVRGAGEATRESVARVMGKLSSSGFSKISLVTDTMGKPASTTAVEPESVTP
- the tolQ gene encoding protein TolQ; the encoded protein is MSASSAASSATDSLPGALNFLQLFLHADIVVQVIMVGLALSSLWSWAIIIQKTGALNRVNKEADGFEGALNSGRALDDIAATLGTQPREPFQKLLVAVTAAWKDYKGKTMSAVQGDLLVSQVDREMNHIIANEADTIEDGLSILAVIATASPFVGLFGTVWGIMNAFSAIASQGDTNLTTVAPAISEALFATAMGLFAAIPAYIAFNLFNSKVARFTSRMEGFADELMVSLTRRLGDKLGG
- the ybgC gene encoding tol-pal system-associated acyl-CoA thioesterase, yielding MPVRIYYEDTDFSGVVYHANYLKYFERGRSEYMRLIGVHHHQLAALDEPLAFAVSAINIRYLTPARIDDLVLVKSRLSAARGASFTLDQWVERDGQRLAEAQVQVVCIDLKGRPKRLPKDLQTAIKARVAAENTL
- a CDS encoding carboxylesterase family protein — translated: MKAGLAGLCLLAALAAFPVFAQQPMRGGDGRYRMVLPGKAPSKPVQPALPPPVISSAPSESGLVAPKIETPAPVPAGPQPDVIVPVTGGQLGGEAWSDGTFAFKAVPFAKPPVGPLRWTAPQDVPAWQGVRFSKTSAPGCSQADYGWQTKISQASSEDCLYLEIRTPSLSREAKKPVMVFFHGGANRAGAGEGTISSGLGKRDVVLVTLQYRLGVFGFLSHPALTAEQNGASGNYALMDQIKALQWVRDNIAHFGGDPDNVTIFGHSAGGQDVGLMLASPLARGLFNKAIEESGTPQFGFAPRTLAQNETLGLRLAEQFSNDPADSAKALADLRRAPAMALQQAGDKLEPPMEDASFIWDQATIDGRVLPKSPAEIFRAGEAAKVPLIIGVSARELMLADVSASLYGAIATRFGEDRGKVLRVYKLDIDKTPKSDPVLGDAAMQLSTDLMLRCPADWMARQATAAGQEAWLYQLDIDADPKADVHHGSELSFVFNDRPKGVKKDRWPRLMDYWVQFAKTGDPNRKGLDDWKSYGRKGRYIEFTRKGSQTKDDMRADICALLARP
- a CDS encoding ROK family protein; amino-acid sequence: MLHIGVDFGGTKIEAAALSPSGEFLARHREPNPGNYDAALTLVRDLIARVDSEARAKQPGLGAKTIGIGSPGSASPRHGLMRNSNSTYLNGRPFKTDLEAVLGQPIRLANDANCLALSEAKDGAGAGEANVFAVIIGTGCGGGVVVNGHLVEGANGLAGEWGHIPLPWPLPEENPGPKCWCGLHGCLETWISGSGFARDFHAVTGRSLKGEEIIAAMRAGDAEADACFDRWVRRLAQALAVVVNILDPDVFVFGGGMSNVPEMYDRLASRIEPLVFTDRWEARFVPARWGDSSGVRGAAYLWAQGH
- a CDS encoding sugar MFS transporter, translated to MSESSTAPKSGGGGLLLAVIYVTCLFFIWAFVTNLIDPLVKSMKVIYTLTDFETQLNQFAFFIAYGIMSIPSAAYLAKNGYAKSIVLGLVGIVAGCLIAWSTAYSHNFITVLLGLFVAASGITLLQVAANPLIASMGDPKGSHFRLNLSQAFNSMGAYLGGIFGASFLLKGDLFVQNATITQAMKDTGLSFVTNVYLLLAVVFAVFTLAVFLVRNTITHHAPKMAEHAESPFSALKSKWANLGSLGIFLYVGAEVCVISGMIFFLEQAQILNVPSQVAGYVGPIFMLFAMFGRFGGSVLLRYFKATTMLAFVATCASILCLIVIATYSMPATPLGGSVTLPGDFIAPLTMGFIPGCAAILIGLFNSIMFPTIFTITLERSTAPASATSGLMCMAICGGGFISILYGFTVDQLVAHFPIGARSLAFGVPLICYLYVLWFSQAAKKAHVHVIEEGVSVGH
- the pyk gene encoding pyruvate kinase, whose protein sequence is MLWIVFKSVRSELKILRRRKTKIVATLGPASSNAEMLAQLFQAGADVFRLNFSHGSHEDHGRNIELIRDLEARSKHPIGILADVQGPKLRVGRFMGGAVVLTNGQNFRLDLNPTPGDSRRANLPHPEIIAAAQIGSHLLLDDGKLKLRVTHVREDHLETIVVNGGRLSDRKGVNVPDVVLPIPALTKKDREDMAFALERGVEYIGLSFVQRPEDVLEAREIIQGRAWVLSKLEKPQALDNLDEIVSLSDAIMVARGDLGVELPPEEVPLAQKRIVQASRAAGKPVIVATQMLESMISAPTPTRAEASDVATAVFDGADAVMLSAETAAGQFPVEAVTIMDRIVARVETDDGWRTMTDRRRPEPEKTTNGAIAAAARQVAQTIDAVAIAAMTNSSSSALRVARERPTAPIMGLTPNVETARRLALTWGVHPILTPITHSMTETVAVASKLARSEGIAEPGQDIVIVAGMPFGKSGSTNSLRVARVSRTNTQEAEFDDSEK